In Rattus norvegicus strain BN/NHsdMcwi chromosome 1, GRCr8, whole genome shotgun sequence, a genomic segment contains:
- the Ak3 gene encoding GTP:AMP phosphotransferase AK3, mitochondrial isoform X1 translates to MGASGRLLRAVIMGAPGSGKGTVSSRITKHFELKHLSSGDLLRQNMLQGTGGSRDRGLAACDRPSGALRAGVQGPATRVQCSPTSPGERAAAPGILWPPWAASGQQIAVLVTANSPKS, encoded by the exons ATGGGGGCATCGGGGCGGCTGCTGCGCGCCGTGATCATGGGGGCCCCGGGCTCCGGTAAGGGCACCGTGTCGTCACGCATCACCAAACACTTCGAGCTGAAGCACCTCTCCAGCGGGGACCTGCTCCGCCAGAACATGCTGCAGGGCACAGGTGGGAGCCGAGACCGAGGGCTGGCGGCGTGCGATCGTCCCAGCGGGGCTTTGCGGGCCGGGGTCCAGGGTCCTGCGACGCGGGTACAGTGCTCCCCGACTTCGCCTGGGGAAAGAGCCGCTGCGCCCGGAAtcctctggcctccgtgggcagcTTCGG GGCAACAGATTGCAGTGTTAGTTACTGCAAACAGTCCCAAGTCCTGA